One Thermoanaerobacter pseudethanolicus ATCC 33223 genomic window, GTTACCATTTTCATCAAATTTTAATGGTTCTGGATTACTTAAAATTTCAATTTGCGGATTATTCATTGCTTCTGGTAAAAGAGCTTCCGAAATATAAATCTCATTTAGATACAAAGTATTTTTAATCCGCACAATACGAAGTTGTTCACTATTCAAACAATAAGAAGTTTTTATTGCACATTTTATCGCATATTCATCATTAGGCATAACCATTGGTATACGTACAGTTGGGGGAAAAGCAGCAGTTATAGCATTGATATACGTTTTTGCCATGTTAATATTCTCATAAACGCGCATTGTTGTAATATCAGCAGCGCCTATACCATTCCCATTCCCTTCAGTTTCCTTAGTTAGACCTAAAACAACAATTCTCTCTACTTCAACTTCACCATAGGCAAACTTTGTTGAAAAACGCCCCGTCACATTCGGGTCCATTCCATCACCACTGATGTCTTTTCCAATTTCATCAACAATTAAAATATCTAAAGGGTTAAACAAAATTTTGGGCATCAAACTTTTTGCAGTTTCTAACAACTTAGGTTCCCTTTCCAATATTTCAGAACCAGGAATTGCTTGAATCTGAGCAGTTTGATGATAAGCATTCTCTAAAATAGCCACTCCAAAAAGTATATTTGCCTTTTCAAATATAATCTTACTAAATTGAATAAGGCGTTGATCAAAGTTTTTCATACTTAACTGGTGACAAGCTTCAGCTCCCTTTTGTTTCCCTAATCCAATTACACTCATCTTAATTAGTCCACTTTCAATTATACCCCTAAAAGCAGTATGAGGCTTAATTCTATTTACAAGAACTACACCATCAGCCGCAAGTGCATATTTATCAATATAAACTGGTGTTCCTTCTACCACACCTATCTGTTCAACATCCATAGAAGATAATATTGGCACTCCCATTGTCTGCTCAGTTATGCCGAATTCTGCTAACACTTGTTTTTGTCCTTCGGCAGTGGCCCCTCCATGGCTACCCATAGCCGGTATAATAAATGGCTCAACCCCTTGACTCTTCAGAAAGTCAATCGTAGCCTTAACAATTTTAGCAAGATTAGTAATACCACGACTCCCTACCGCAACTGCTACTTTCATACCAGGTTTA contains:
- a CDS encoding lactate racemase domain-containing protein, whose product is MSVLGDFKEIEKILSEVKIPKFLKVRQVFSAPVVENINDTVVRELSNEKIKQLLKPGMKVAVAVGSRGITNLAKIVKATIDFLKSQGVEPFIIPAMGSHGGATAEGQKQVLAEFGITEQTMGVPILSSMDVEQIGVVEGTPVYIDKYALAADGVVLVNRIKPHTAFRGIIESGLIKMSVIGLGKQKGAEACHQLSMKNFDQRLIQFSKIIFEKANILFGVAILENAYHQTAQIQAIPGSEILEREPKLLETAKSLMPKILFNPLDILIVDEIGKDISGDGMDPNVTGRFSTKFAYGEVEVERIVVLGLTKETEGNGNGIGAADITTMRVYENINMAKTYINAITAAFPPTVRIPMVMPNDEYAIKCAIKTSYCLNSEQLRIVRIKNTLYLNEIYISEALLPEAMNNPQIEILSNPEPLKFDENGNLF